One Meiothermus sp. CFH 77666 DNA window includes the following coding sequences:
- the drmA gene encoding DISARM system helicase DrmA, producing MRETLDESPLGEYITGVLQPADLTARIRDLDTEAETPEEDSEAGEEDRDGDLDSVAPVFSPALDPKSRPSVLGLSFEVAGPLPLKLSFCVTWARYFEINQDGRRTWSRQPRVWIADSVEVSNGLTLWLDESGRASSERQTTSELSLHLRLIREGEGLRILLQLVNRILPADKEVLSAAECIYQPSVRILLGESIRLMPMRSQGEAEEGRLEFLYRNRPAYARGHLCSAIWREIDPERPFGSPGRKTSFTWPDGELLDEHDRDRFLAPDVRSEFIPMYALQAPSWEWEERYGRAPELDAAVLSRSCEVQHLVPMLEPLVHGYEKWINECSARAVAFEGRDATAAQELLEEAKQVLHRMRRGLEVLRSDPDARLAFCFANRVMWQQASWKQLGGAGTLRWRPFQLGFMLSILESVVNPGSDDRTVCDLLWVPTGGGKTEAYLAMAAFTMAYRRRRALRQNSGGHSGAGTAVISRYTLRLLTLQQYRRALAMVTACEFLRVQGLERGQAGWRPEGCTDTSNFIWGTARFSIGLWVGGGLTPNRLNDFRDQRGAISILRGEYGQGEPAQVLNCPACDALLALPRRGLPAGKHRVHLVLRQSKDEVDRHLPHIRGMREASSLTCTSTALPSDYTVLTLDFTLTRSLTQAAFDAWWKNGPGRTLTLCPLSAARPGYFARMRRNTKPGGAAVPVDFEIWCPNPDCPLGSTPWCESAPADDSFFHASTGTARKGLNGGYQHTRIGTVEVRLPHLGAGRLRRVIPPWQAQGTILAASRVPIPAQTVDEQLYAHPPSLLIATVDKFARLAFEPRAARLFGNVGYYHPWDGYTLDCSECSAMADLGTACQPLDPPELILQDELHLLEGPLGSMVGLYEIAIDTLACYQGYPAKYISSSATVREAGSQIQAIFNRSLAVFPPRGLEADDRFFLRTAEPHPLDESRPGQLFVGLAAPGTGPLKPLYRLWSILLQAAHVRSGDPDFDYFKTLAGYFNAVRELAGVRALTRQDIKLHLQTLADRRGESPRPFDEDGILELSSREDSTDLPAILERLSRSGSESPDALLATSMFGTGVDVSRLSLMVVHGQPKTTSSYIQAAGRVGRARAALVLTFLRASRPRDLSHYEFFCGYHRQIYRHVEPVTVMPFSPGALDLAAGPVMVALLINGRQTGARWKSNPKYIASSSSQAQADISVLPRIIEARGQTQPELRRPLPGDVQLFADSELDRWKMIARGQPGLKYWEYSPYDPPRYPVVLGDPAHQGAGLPVVYENAPQSLREVEETISIDTGGDS from the coding sequence GTGAGGGAAACCCTGGACGAAAGTCCGCTGGGCGAGTACATCACTGGCGTTTTGCAACCTGCAGACCTCACTGCTCGGATTCGCGACCTGGACACCGAGGCGGAGACCCCTGAGGAAGATTCCGAAGCCGGTGAGGAGGATCGGGACGGTGACCTCGACTCTGTCGCCCCGGTCTTTTCACCGGCTCTTGATCCGAAGAGCCGTCCCTCGGTGCTTGGCCTCTCTTTTGAGGTGGCGGGGCCCCTGCCCCTCAAACTGAGTTTCTGCGTGACCTGGGCACGTTACTTTGAAATCAACCAGGACGGTCGTCGTACCTGGAGCCGCCAACCTCGTGTCTGGATCGCCGATTCGGTCGAGGTGAGCAACGGGTTAACACTGTGGCTGGATGAATCCGGCCGCGCAAGCTCGGAAAGGCAGACGACAAGCGAGCTTTCGCTTCACCTTCGCCTCATCCGGGAGGGTGAGGGTTTGAGGATATTGCTGCAGCTCGTCAATCGCATACTGCCGGCCGACAAAGAAGTGCTTTCGGCAGCAGAGTGCATCTATCAACCCTCAGTACGGATACTGCTGGGGGAGAGTATCCGCCTCATGCCCATGCGTTCGCAGGGGGAAGCAGAGGAGGGCAGGCTCGAGTTTCTCTATCGAAACCGTCCGGCCTATGCACGCGGCCACCTGTGCTCCGCTATCTGGCGTGAGATAGACCCCGAGCGACCCTTCGGCAGTCCAGGCAGGAAAACCAGTTTTACCTGGCCTGATGGCGAACTTCTCGATGAGCATGACCGTGATCGATTCCTGGCTCCGGATGTTCGTTCCGAGTTCATACCGATGTATGCTCTGCAGGCTCCGAGCTGGGAATGGGAGGAAAGGTACGGGCGGGCTCCGGAACTCGACGCCGCTGTGCTCTCACGCTCGTGCGAAGTGCAGCATCTGGTACCCATGCTCGAGCCCCTGGTGCACGGTTATGAGAAGTGGATTAATGAGTGTTCTGCCCGGGCTGTGGCATTCGAGGGACGGGATGCAACAGCCGCCCAGGAGCTTCTCGAAGAGGCGAAGCAGGTGCTGCACAGGATGAGGCGCGGCCTCGAGGTGCTGCGCAGCGATCCGGATGCCCGCCTGGCCTTCTGCTTTGCCAACCGGGTGATGTGGCAGCAGGCTTCCTGGAAACAGCTGGGTGGGGCTGGCACTTTGCGCTGGCGACCCTTCCAGCTCGGGTTCATGCTCTCGATCCTGGAGTCGGTGGTGAACCCTGGATCGGACGACAGAACCGTCTGTGATCTGCTGTGGGTTCCCACCGGAGGCGGGAAGACCGAGGCATATCTTGCCATGGCTGCGTTTACCATGGCTTACAGAAGGCGGCGTGCCCTGCGTCAGAATAGTGGAGGCCATTCGGGTGCGGGTACAGCCGTAATCTCGCGATATACACTCAGGCTGCTTACCCTCCAGCAGTACCGCCGCGCCCTGGCGATGGTTACGGCCTGCGAGTTCCTGCGCGTCCAGGGACTCGAGAGGGGGCAGGCAGGGTGGAGACCGGAGGGTTGCACGGACACCTCGAACTTCATCTGGGGAACAGCACGCTTTTCCATCGGACTGTGGGTCGGCGGAGGACTGACCCCCAATCGACTGAACGATTTCCGTGACCAGCGCGGAGCGATCAGCATTTTGCGCGGGGAGTATGGTCAGGGGGAGCCAGCCCAGGTGCTCAACTGCCCTGCATGCGACGCGCTGCTCGCCCTTCCCAGGCGGGGTCTTCCCGCCGGTAAACATCGAGTCCACCTTGTCCTCAGGCAGTCAAAGGACGAGGTGGACCGGCATCTGCCGCATATCCGCGGGATGCGCGAGGCCAGCAGCCTGACATGCACCTCTACCGCCTTACCCTCGGACTACACTGTCCTTACTCTGGATTTCACCCTGACACGATCCCTTACCCAGGCAGCGTTTGATGCCTGGTGGAAGAACGGCCCGGGGCGGACACTCACTCTCTGCCCGCTCAGCGCCGCACGACCCGGGTACTTTGCCAGGATGCGGCGCAACACAAAGCCAGGAGGCGCGGCGGTTCCGGTGGATTTCGAGATCTGGTGCCCTAACCCTGACTGCCCCCTGGGCAGCACCCCCTGGTGCGAGAGCGCTCCGGCTGATGACTCATTCTTTCATGCGTCCACAGGAACTGCACGCAAAGGACTGAATGGGGGGTATCAGCACACACGTATCGGAACAGTCGAGGTCAGGCTCCCCCATCTCGGGGCCGGCAGACTCCGCCGGGTCATCCCCCCGTGGCAGGCACAGGGTACGATACTGGCTGCTTCACGTGTTCCCATCCCTGCCCAGACCGTTGATGAGCAGCTGTACGCTCACCCTCCGTCTTTACTCATTGCAACCGTGGATAAGTTCGCCCGCCTGGCCTTTGAGCCCCGTGCAGCGCGTCTGTTCGGAAACGTGGGTTATTACCACCCCTGGGATGGTTACACACTTGACTGCAGCGAGTGCTCGGCCATGGCTGACCTCGGCACAGCCTGTCAGCCCCTCGACCCACCAGAGCTCATTCTTCAGGATGAACTCCATCTGCTGGAGGGACCCCTGGGCAGTATGGTCGGGCTGTATGAGATCGCTATTGATACCCTTGCCTGCTATCAGGGCTATCCTGCGAAATACATATCCTCATCGGCGACGGTGCGGGAGGCGGGCAGCCAGATCCAGGCTATATTCAACCGCAGTCTGGCGGTCTTTCCGCCTCGCGGACTCGAGGCGGATGACCGTTTCTTCCTGCGCACTGCCGAACCCCACCCACTCGATGAATCGCGGCCAGGGCAGCTGTTCGTTGGCCTTGCCGCACCCGGCACCGGTCCGCTCAAGCCGCTCTACAGGTTATGGTCGATTCTGCTCCAGGCAGCTCATGTGCGCTCTGGCGACCCGGACTTCGACTACTTCAAAACGCTGGCAGGCTATTTCAATGCGGTACGGGAGCTCGCAGGCGTGCGTGCCCTCACCCGCCAGGATATCAAGCTGCATCTGCAGACCCTGGCGGACAGACGGGGAGAAAGTCCCCGACCGTTCGATGAGGATGGCATCCTTGAGCTTTCAAGCCGTGAAGATTCCACTGACCTGCCAGCGATTCTGGAGCGTCTGAGCAGAAGTGGTTCTGAGTCACCGGATGCCCTGCTGGCCACCTCCATGTTCGGAACGGGTGTGGATGTTTCACGGCTCTCCCTGATGGTGGTGCATGGACAGCCGAAGACAACATCCTCCTATATCCAGGCTGCCGGACGCGTTGGTCGCGCCCGTGCAGCCCTGGTGCTGACGTTTTTGCGAGCCAGTCGGCCTCGCGACCTGAGCCACTACGAATTTTTCTGTGGTTATCACCGACAGATCTATCGGCACGTTGAACCGGTGACCGTCATGCCCTTCTCTCCGGGGGCTCTGGATCTTGCGGCAGGGCCGGTTATGGTGGCGCTGCTGATCAACGGGCGCCAGACCGGCGCTCGCTGGAAGAGCAACCCGAAGTACATTGCATCTTCCAGCTCTCAGGCTCAGGCTGACATCTCCGTTCTCCCGCGAATCATCGAAGCGCGTGGACAGACCCAGCCAGAACTGCGGAGGCCGCTGCCGGGAGATGTGCAGTTATTTGCAGATTCAGAACTCGATCGCTGGAAGATGATCGCCCGCGGCCAGCCTGGATTGAAGTACTGGGAGTACTCACCCTATGATCCACCCAGATATCCAGTGGTCCTTGGGGATCCTGCACACCAGGGAGCCGGACTGCCAGTGGTCTATGAAAATGCCCCGCAATCCCTCCGGGAAGTTGAGGAAACCATCAGCATTGATACGGGAGGTGACAGCTGA
- a CDS encoding DUF1998 domain-containing protein codes for MPRYQEVRLSQLILQLGPGAIVETTGGPRLVPLAQHGLFPQGVDPDRFALDTPHLKTILGNRRVFRVPSNAMLGRPAHRPLYRTRAFPVWKLCVKHSILYPRACPDCEQSGEQSRRIEAIRFVMACPEGHLDEVNWNLLVHSKTPCTEEAAPEYFLWRNQGSSLSATLIRCPRCHQQISLGEAYNRSWLCSGRYPEREQLDSGPQRSGCSQRAWVIQRQATSLRIPELLTFITVPPLETRLHQLLGRPRVRESLESALAMLGRLNRSQQRLEDPAEQEFQQWLGSACPKGPGGLRDDEIEYIQQQDFGAIRSAVRDLLTHHPAPDMQRILLDEFRAFRVGAVQGVPPKVTTGPTGSKPVSLLEINPARVRVFPGARGSIRFRVAPVEKLHSVTVQIGYRRAVGPALGGIPGKFVPIDSSFEGQTWLPGYEAMGEGIFLTADGDGWHPPLLGASAGKWREGFEEAGRSPDTAGIHPGNHGRNSLHPVFVWWHTLSHLLVRALSVESGYSLASIRERIYLEVDEATGQARGGILLYTSGYGSDGSLGGLIALVPRFEHILASAISMGKTCSADPLCREHRFVPGKHSGAACYACSLISETSCEQRNLWLDRNVLLDNLP; via the coding sequence ATGCCCAGATATCAGGAGGTACGCCTTTCACAGCTCATTCTGCAGCTCGGGCCCGGAGCCATTGTGGAAACCACAGGGGGCCCGCGGCTGGTGCCCCTTGCTCAGCACGGACTCTTCCCTCAAGGTGTAGACCCGGATAGATTTGCCCTGGACACGCCACATCTAAAGACCATTCTGGGTAACCGCCGTGTGTTTCGGGTGCCTTCAAATGCGATGCTGGGCCGTCCGGCGCACAGGCCCCTCTATCGAACCAGGGCTTTCCCGGTGTGGAAGCTCTGCGTGAAGCACTCCATTCTTTATCCCCGAGCCTGCCCTGATTGTGAGCAATCCGGTGAACAATCACGTCGCATCGAGGCCATCCGTTTCGTGATGGCCTGCCCTGAAGGACACCTTGATGAGGTGAACTGGAATCTCCTGGTTCATTCGAAGACACCATGCACGGAGGAGGCTGCACCGGAGTACTTCCTGTGGCGCAACCAGGGAAGCAGCCTGAGCGCCACGCTGATCAGGTGTCCGCGCTGTCACCAGCAGATCAGCCTCGGGGAGGCGTACAACCGTTCCTGGCTGTGTTCAGGCCGCTATCCAGAGCGCGAGCAGCTCGATAGCGGTCCTCAGAGGAGTGGCTGCAGCCAGCGGGCCTGGGTTATTCAGCGACAGGCCACAAGCCTTCGTATTCCAGAACTGCTCACCTTCATCACCGTACCGCCGCTGGAGACCCGGCTGCACCAGCTCCTGGGCCGGCCGAGAGTGAGGGAAAGCCTGGAGAGCGCCCTCGCGATGCTGGGACGGCTGAATCGATCACAGCAGCGTTTAGAAGACCCTGCAGAACAGGAATTCCAGCAGTGGCTCGGAAGTGCCTGCCCGAAGGGGCCGGGTGGGCTGCGGGATGACGAAATTGAATACATACAGCAGCAGGACTTCGGGGCCATCAGGTCTGCCGTCCGCGATCTCCTCACCCATCATCCCGCTCCCGACATGCAACGAATACTTCTGGACGAGTTTCGCGCCTTTCGGGTCGGGGCTGTGCAGGGAGTGCCTCCGAAAGTGACGACAGGTCCGACAGGATCGAAGCCCGTATCATTGCTGGAAATCAATCCGGCACGGGTAAGGGTGTTTCCTGGCGCCCGGGGTAGCATACGGTTCAGGGTGGCTCCCGTCGAGAAGCTTCACTCGGTAACTGTTCAGATCGGATACAGGAGGGCTGTTGGTCCGGCTCTTGGAGGCATACCCGGGAAGTTCGTCCCCATCGATTCCAGCTTCGAAGGGCAGACCTGGCTTCCAGGGTATGAGGCAATGGGAGAGGGCATCTTCCTGACTGCTGACGGGGACGGATGGCACCCTCCCCTCCTGGGGGCCTCTGCAGGAAAATGGCGGGAGGGCTTTGAGGAAGCGGGGCGGTCACCCGACACGGCCGGCATTCATCCGGGAAATCATGGCCGCAACTCATTACATCCGGTCTTCGTCTGGTGGCACACGCTTTCCCACCTGCTTGTGCGAGCATTATCGGTGGAATCTGGATACAGCCTTGCATCCATCCGTGAGCGTATCTACCTTGAGGTGGACGAGGCGACCGGTCAGGCCCGCGGTGGGATTCTTCTTTACACGTCAGGATATGGTTCAGACGGAAGCCTCGGAGGATTGATCGCCCTTGTGCCCAGATTTGAGCATATTCTGGCCTCGGCAATATCAATGGGGAAAACCTGCTCAGCCGATCCGCTATGCCGTGAACACCGCTTCGTTCCGGGTAAGCACTCCGGTGCTGCCTGTTATGCCTGCTCGCTCATCTCTGAAACAAGTTGTGAACAGCGGAATCTGTGGCTGGATCGCAACGTTCTGCTTGACAACCTCCCCTGA
- a CDS encoding phospholipase D family protein: MPIKAILATGDRLVGGGVRSFDAVIEELIGAASNEIQIAAYSFDPSFVGILKDIARKSRSGIRVTLITRAISAQHQIVQAALKSLAEEQAVFEFPDSSNGRLHMKVLVVDRNDAVIGSANFTAGGLVNNHELGVWLTGPEAWQVSNLLDQLIVTR; the protein is encoded by the coding sequence ATGCCAATCAAAGCCATCCTGGCCACCGGTGACCGCCTTGTAGGCGGGGGAGTACGTTCCTTCGACGCAGTCATTGAGGAGCTGATCGGAGCAGCCAGTAACGAGATTCAGATTGCCGCTTACAGTTTTGACCCATCATTTGTGGGGATTCTGAAGGACATTGCTCGTAAAAGCAGGTCGGGAATACGGGTGACCCTCATAACCCGTGCTATTTCAGCGCAGCATCAAATAGTTCAGGCGGCACTGAAGAGTCTGGCGGAAGAGCAGGCGGTGTTCGAATTTCCCGACTCCTCAAATGGCCGTCTTCACATGAAGGTTCTGGTGGTAGATCGAAATGATGCCGTAATCGGATCGGCCAACTTTACTGCAGGTGGCCTGGTAAACAATCATGAACTGGGCGTTTGGCTTACGGGGCCGGAAGCCTGGCAGGTTAGCAATTTGCTCGATCAGCTGATTGTAACCCGGTGA